In Microbulbifer sp. GL-2, the following are encoded in one genomic region:
- a CDS encoding LEA type 2 family protein, whose translation MAKYYQFTLLLLVAVVFSGCAALSPNFQKPEVEVVAVEPLPASTGNNLKFRIHLRVFNPNNSELGLSGLYYTLRLGGHKILTGTSNNLMPIAPYGQDDIAVDATASLVGSIFAAVDLINLNQSSIPYELEAKIGLSKSLLPSIKVNRSGVINLNQYR comes from the coding sequence GTGGCAAAATACTATCAATTCACTCTGTTACTATTGGTTGCAGTAGTATTCAGCGGATGCGCGGCACTTTCACCTAATTTCCAGAAACCCGAGGTAGAGGTAGTCGCAGTTGAACCTCTACCGGCAAGCACTGGTAATAATCTAAAATTCCGAATTCATCTTAGAGTCTTTAATCCCAACAATAGCGAACTGGGACTTTCGGGTCTTTACTACACCCTGCGGCTGGGGGGACATAAAATACTGACGGGCACCTCCAATAACCTTATGCCCATTGCCCCTTACGGCCAGGACGATATTGCCGTGGATGCTACAGCCAGCCTGGTAGGCTCTATCTTCGCAGCTGTTGACCTCATTAATCTGAACCAGAGTTCCATACCTTATGAACTGGAGGCGAAGATAGGTTTGAGTAAATCACTGCTCCCTTCAATCAAGGTTAATAGAAGTGGGGTGATTAACCTAAACCAGTATCGTTGA
- a CDS encoding dipeptidase, which translates to MRSWLVCLTALVLILFSSWKWLLLPGVEQKLNKKGAGDHTEITQKAKALHRTLVVGDLHADSFLWARDLSKEASYGHLDLPRAQRGNLGIQVFTSVTKSPRGQNYNHNSTDAGDNITLLAIAQGWPPRTWGSLLQRALYHSGRATALQQSSPEQFRIVRTAEDLRQVLQAREQGANTLAAILGIEGAHPLEGDLSNISRLYNAGFRVMGLQHFFDNELGGSLHGQSGGGLTEFGRAAVKEMDRRSIIIDVAHSSESVVKEVLAQSGRPLIVSHTGLKGSCDSPRNISDALMKKIAERGGLIGIGFWKGAVCDNSPRNIVKTLRYAIGLLGVNHVALGSDYDGSVEVSFDAGNLGVLTAEMLLQGFTEEEIRKVMGGNIREFFLKHLP; encoded by the coding sequence ATGAGGTCCTGGCTTGTATGTTTGACAGCACTGGTACTGATATTGTTCTCGAGTTGGAAGTGGCTTTTGCTTCCAGGTGTTGAGCAAAAATTAAACAAAAAGGGTGCTGGCGATCATACCGAGATTACTCAGAAAGCTAAAGCACTACATAGGACACTCGTTGTTGGCGACTTACATGCAGATAGCTTCCTTTGGGCTCGTGATTTATCAAAAGAAGCCAGCTATGGTCACCTGGATTTACCGAGAGCCCAGCGCGGCAATCTTGGGATACAGGTCTTTACTTCAGTTACAAAGTCCCCAAGGGGGCAGAACTATAATCATAATTCGACAGATGCCGGGGATAATATAACTCTACTTGCGATTGCCCAGGGGTGGCCACCCAGAACCTGGGGTAGCCTTCTTCAGCGCGCGCTCTATCATTCTGGACGGGCTACTGCACTACAACAATCCTCTCCTGAGCAATTTCGCATCGTGCGTACCGCAGAGGATCTGCGTCAGGTACTTCAGGCCAGGGAGCAAGGCGCTAATACTCTTGCGGCAATCCTTGGTATTGAAGGAGCCCATCCACTGGAAGGGGATTTATCCAACATCAGCCGCTTATACAATGCCGGTTTTCGGGTGATGGGGTTGCAGCACTTCTTTGATAATGAGCTGGGCGGATCACTGCACGGCCAAAGTGGAGGCGGTTTAACGGAGTTTGGTCGAGCTGCGGTGAAGGAGATGGATCGTCGTTCGATTATTATTGACGTAGCTCATTCCTCTGAGTCTGTTGTTAAGGAGGTGTTGGCACAGTCCGGACGGCCATTGATTGTTTCTCATACAGGGCTAAAAGGTAGTTGTGACTCACCGCGTAATATTAGCGATGCCCTGATGAAGAAAATAGCAGAGCGAGGAGGCTTGATTGGCATCGGCTTTTGGAAGGGCGCGGTATGTGATAACAGCCCCCGCAATATTGTCAAAACACTGCGCTATGCTATAGGGCTGTTGGGGGTGAACCATGTTGCTCTTGGGTCAGATTATGATGGCAGTGTAGAGGTCTCATTTGACGCGGGTAACTTGGGGGTGCTGACTGCCGAAATGTTGCTCCAAGGGTTTACCGAGGAAGAGATTCGCAAGGTGATGGGGGGAAATATACGGGAGTTCTTCCTCAAGCACTTGCCCTAG
- a CDS encoding YceK/YidQ family lipoprotein — protein MNRVITVALTLILAGCGTANTVGGDNYTVGSALTKEGSYCETLPRIYSGVAYNICKMNSKPKNFGTIILACTVVDSVFSAALDTAALPYTIYTQNMHGNFDLREHIYQ, from the coding sequence ATGAATAGAGTTATCACCGTCGCACTCACTTTGATATTGGCTGGATGTGGCACAGCCAATACCGTTGGTGGGGACAACTATACTGTGGGAAGTGCTCTAACGAAGGAAGGTTCATACTGTGAAACCCTCCCCCGAATCTACAGTGGAGTTGCATACAATATCTGTAAAATGAACTCCAAACCCAAGAATTTCGGCACCATAATATTGGCCTGTACAGTAGTTGACTCAGTGTTTTCGGCAGCCCTGGATACAGCTGCACTCCCTTACACTATTTACACTCAAAATATGCATGGCAACTTTGATTTACGCGAGCATATTTACCAGTAA
- a CDS encoding GFA family protein — MYKGSCLCGGVEISIRGGLQDIIHCHCSLCRKSSGTAFATNGFVDTEGLTIDQGKDLIGFFELRSGKKRHFCTVCASPIYSSNSEDPSRVRLRLGILDSDITERPISHNFVTSRANWDSLDALPRYEAHEPNRGKEKRS, encoded by the coding sequence ATGTACAAAGGAAGCTGTCTTTGCGGAGGTGTTGAGATTTCTATTCGTGGTGGACTACAGGATATTATTCATTGCCACTGTTCGCTTTGTCGCAAATCCAGTGGAACTGCTTTCGCCACAAATGGCTTCGTAGATACGGAGGGTCTGACTATTGACCAGGGTAAGGACCTGATTGGTTTCTTTGAACTTCGTTCCGGAAAGAAGCGTCACTTTTGCACAGTATGTGCATCGCCGATCTATAGTTCGAACTCTGAAGATCCCTCGAGGGTTCGTCTTCGCCTGGGTATCCTTGATTCAGATATTACAGAACGCCCGATCTCTCATAACTTTGTGACATCAAGGGCTAATTGGGACAGTTTGGATGCTTTGCCTCGTTACGAGGCCCACGAGCCGAATAGAGGAAAGGAAAAGAGAAGCTGA
- a CDS encoding glutathione S-transferase family protein, which translates to MIKVVSFKICPFVQRVTALLEAKKIPYEVEYISLKDKPQWFLEISPTGQVPVLVTESGQALFESDAIVEYLNETYPSLQPDISPEQRALNRAWSYQATKHYLAQCSAQRSANKQILEERSGKLAQAFAKIEEELGDGPFFNGTTLSDVDIAWLPLLHRASIIQAHSGYDFLAGFSKVKVWQGAILHTGLAEKSVPGDFEQRFTDFYLSENTYLGNSTASTNNQDKLCSSGSCC; encoded by the coding sequence GTGATCAAGGTTGTCAGCTTCAAAATCTGCCCGTTTGTGCAAAGGGTAACCGCCCTGCTTGAGGCCAAAAAGATCCCCTACGAGGTTGAATATATAAGCCTTAAGGATAAACCCCAGTGGTTCCTGGAAATTTCACCTACTGGTCAGGTACCAGTTCTGGTTACAGAAAGTGGCCAGGCTCTATTCGAATCTGATGCGATTGTCGAATACCTGAATGAGACCTACCCCTCCCTGCAGCCTGATATCAGCCCGGAGCAACGTGCCCTTAACCGGGCCTGGAGTTACCAGGCCACAAAGCACTATTTGGCGCAGTGCTCAGCTCAGAGGAGTGCAAACAAGCAAATATTGGAAGAGCGTAGTGGCAAACTTGCCCAAGCTTTTGCAAAAATTGAAGAGGAACTGGGAGATGGACCATTTTTTAATGGTACAACGTTGAGTGATGTTGACATTGCATGGCTACCTTTACTTCACCGTGCGTCTATTATTCAGGCTCACTCAGGTTATGATTTCCTGGCGGGCTTTTCTAAGGTGAAAGTTTGGCAGGGGGCAATTCTACATACAGGGCTCGCTGAAAAATCGGTTCCTGGCGATTTTGAACAACGCTTTACCGACTTCTATCTATCAGAGAATACCTACCTGGGTAACAGCACGGCCAGCACTAACAATCAGGACAAACTCTGTTCCAGCGGTAGTTGCTGTTAA
- the sigZ gene encoding RNA polymerase sigma factor SigZ, with protein MTIDSIWKEYRSALKAFLHSKISSPDEVDDILQEVLIKTHKNIHTVRDQDSIKSWLFQIANRTVIDFYRKNSKIKEVALEDTWLSEEGTDAQRGLSACIEPFIRALPSQTAELLTAIELNGQSQKAYAEEHGTPYSTIKSQVQKGREQLRRLYEDCCQLTLDHRGTVIDYIPKSKNHRNC; from the coding sequence ATGACTATTGATTCCATCTGGAAAGAATACCGTTCCGCCCTTAAGGCATTCCTCCACTCCAAAATCTCTTCTCCGGATGAAGTAGACGATATTCTGCAAGAGGTACTGATAAAAACCCATAAAAATATCCATACGGTGAGAGACCAGGACAGCATCAAGTCCTGGCTGTTTCAGATTGCCAACCGTACGGTGATAGATTTCTATCGCAAGAACAGCAAAATAAAGGAGGTAGCTTTGGAAGACACTTGGCTGTCCGAGGAAGGCACTGATGCGCAGCGGGGTCTGTCCGCGTGTATAGAACCCTTCATTAGAGCACTGCCATCACAAACTGCAGAACTCTTAACTGCAATCGAACTCAATGGGCAGTCACAAAAGGCTTATGCCGAAGAGCATGGTACCCCCTACTCGACAATCAAGTCACAAGTACAAAAAGGCAGGGAGCAGCTCCGCAGGCTTTATGAAGATTGCTGCCAGTTAACGCTAGACCACCGCGGAACGGTGATCGACTACATTCCAAAGTCAAAAAATCATAGAAATTGTTGA
- a CDS encoding Dps family protein: MRKTTRETLRTKERTLLNTPTDLGESAREDITSAVNTLLADTFGLFMKTKNFHWHVSGPHFRDYHLLFDDQAEEVFGMTDALAERVRKLGGSTLRSIGHISKLQRSSDNDAEYVDPQDMLVELSEDNRELIAYMREVHELCDEHNDVATASLLEEFIDQSEKRAWFLFEASRRSGLTQH, from the coding sequence ATGCGAAAGACAACAAGAGAGACTCTGCGTACCAAAGAGCGCACTCTTCTCAATACCCCAACCGACTTGGGGGAGAGCGCACGTGAAGACATTACCAGCGCGGTGAATACATTGCTTGCAGATACCTTTGGCCTGTTTATGAAGACCAAGAACTTCCATTGGCATGTGAGTGGGCCACATTTTCGCGACTACCATCTGCTGTTTGACGATCAGGCTGAGGAAGTTTTTGGCATGACCGACGCATTAGCTGAGCGCGTACGCAAGCTGGGTGGCTCTACACTGCGATCCATCGGTCATATCTCCAAACTACAGCGCTCTTCGGACAATGACGCTGAGTATGTTGACCCACAAGATATGCTGGTGGAACTGAGTGAAGACAATCGGGAATTGATCGCATATATGCGTGAGGTACACGAACTCTGCGATGAACATAACGATGTTGCAACTGCCAGCTTGCTCGAAGAGTTTATTGACCAATCTGAAAAACGGGCCTGGTTCCTATTTGAAGCAAGCCGTAGATCAGGCCTTACTCAACACTAG
- a CDS encoding NADPH-dependent FMN reductase, whose translation MDPIKVLALCGSLRVDSFNKMLMHQAIQLAPKELQFSLGVLDDFPLYNEDVKNSGFPECVDELNKHLVNADAILIVTPEYNYSIPGVLKNAIDWLSRYEPQGFYNKPVAIMGASPGRMGTCRCQYHLRQVMVFLKAWVLNEPEIMISDAPSAFDQQGRLVDKRIEKLIQNQMQNLSKMLRTV comes from the coding sequence ATGGACCCCATCAAAGTGCTGGCCCTGTGCGGCAGTCTTAGAGTAGATTCCTTTAACAAAATGCTCATGCATCAAGCCATACAGCTGGCACCAAAGGAATTGCAATTCAGTTTGGGGGTTCTCGATGATTTCCCTTTGTATAATGAAGATGTAAAAAACTCAGGATTCCCTGAATGTGTTGATGAGTTAAACAAGCACCTGGTTAATGCTGATGCCATATTGATTGTTACACCAGAATATAATTACTCCATTCCTGGGGTGCTAAAAAATGCTATTGATTGGTTATCCAGGTATGAACCTCAAGGCTTCTACAATAAACCAGTAGCTATTATGGGTGCGAGCCCTGGCCGAATGGGTACCTGTCGATGCCAATATCATCTGCGCCAAGTGATGGTTTTCCTCAAGGCATGGGTCCTCAATGAACCAGAGATTATGATCAGTGATGCCCCCAGCGCTTTTGATCAGCAGGGGCGATTAGTGGATAAAAGGATAGAAAAACTGATACAGAATCAGATGCAAAACTTATCAAAAATGCTCCGTACAGTGTGA
- the lepB gene encoding signal peptidase I gives MKNVIFKRWGANKSLLLFLALMLVFRSAVADWSDVPTGSMKPTIVEGDRIFVNKMAYDVRVPFTHASLYQVSNPSRGDIVVFDSEVSGKRLVKRIVGIPGDFVEMKNNSLIVNGQQLDYQFVSDNGMTLDKRENLLGVKHLVRVSKHRTSFSSFNVGAIPSGYYLALGDNRDNSADSRVIGLIPRREIVGRTDSVVLSLSYDNYFIPRKGRFFKRL, from the coding sequence ATGAAAAATGTAATATTTAAGCGTTGGGGGGCAAATAAATCTCTACTGTTGTTCTTGGCTTTAATGCTTGTTTTTAGAAGTGCCGTAGCTGATTGGAGTGATGTGCCAACGGGTTCTATGAAGCCGACAATTGTTGAAGGGGATCGAATTTTTGTGAATAAGATGGCTTATGATGTTCGTGTGCCATTCACTCATGCTTCTCTCTATCAAGTTTCAAATCCATCGAGAGGCGACATAGTGGTTTTTGATTCAGAGGTTTCTGGGAAGAGACTCGTGAAGCGGATTGTCGGCATTCCTGGAGATTTTGTTGAGATGAAAAATAATAGTTTAATAGTAAATGGCCAGCAGCTCGACTATCAGTTTGTTAGCGACAATGGCATGACTCTAGATAAGAGAGAGAACCTATTGGGTGTTAAGCATTTGGTCAGAGTTAGTAAGCATCGAACATCTTTTTCAAGCTTCAATGTTGGTGCTATTCCCTCAGGTTACTATTTGGCTTTGGGAGATAATAGAGATAATAGCGCTGATTCTAGAGTGATAGGCCTTATTCCCAGGAGGGAAATAGTCGGCAGGACGGATAGTGTAGTTTTATCGTTGAGTTATGATAATTACTTTATTCCGCGCAAAGGACGTTTTTTCAAGCGTTTGTAA
- a CDS encoding DUF6265 family protein encodes MKKTVWLSLIIVAFHSQVFASGSCSLSDLGWLEGNWYFETDKLKVIEHWERISPKTLEGNGLTKSTRSGDIISSETLRLVEMSGEIFYVAKVKSNDFPVPFKLVQCSSRHAGFENVNHDFPKKLIYQLVDANHIDVFVSGEKEKEFTMKYTRMNDI; translated from the coding sequence ATGAAAAAAACGGTTTGGCTATCTTTGATAATTGTAGCATTTCACTCTCAAGTTTTTGCATCTGGCAGCTGCAGCTTGAGTGATTTAGGTTGGCTTGAGGGTAATTGGTATTTCGAAACTGATAAGCTAAAAGTCATAGAGCATTGGGAAAGGATTAGTCCCAAAACCCTTGAGGGGAATGGGCTAACTAAATCCACCAGATCGGGTGATATAATTAGTTCTGAAACCCTAAGGCTGGTCGAAATGTCTGGCGAAATCTTTTACGTGGCAAAAGTCAAAAGTAATGATTTTCCAGTTCCATTCAAGCTTGTTCAATGTAGCAGTCGTCATGCTGGATTTGAAAATGTTAATCATGATTTTCCTAAAAAGCTGATTTACCAGCTAGTAGATGCGAATCATATTGATGTTTTTGTGTCAGGTGAAAAAGAAAAAGAATTCACAATGAAATACACTCGTATGAATGACATCTAA
- a CDS encoding 6-carboxytetrahydropterin synthase → MTYQITKTFKLDMGHRTWNQDMRKGRGKEFYSDDMPYPYNKCANLHGHSLLVSVTLSSKTVDRQNFVMDTDLFKAPFQKIIDQMDHSFIVDRNDPLYPDIRKIVEKDNLRLYVVDFSPSFEGLAKYFYGCMKDIIGSTEHGEEIEVREVTVTGEHMTVEARYGIS, encoded by the coding sequence ATGACATATCAAATCACAAAAACATTTAAATTAGATATGGGTCATCGCACATGGAATCAGGACATGCGCAAAGGGCGTGGTAAAGAGTTTTATTCTGATGATATGCCCTATCCTTATAACAAATGTGCAAACCTGCATGGCCACTCATTGTTAGTTTCAGTGACATTGTCTAGCAAGACAGTAGATCGCCAGAACTTTGTTATGGATACGGACCTATTTAAGGCGCCCTTCCAAAAGATTATTGATCAAATGGATCATTCATTTATTGTTGATCGAAATGACCCTTTATATCCAGATATAAGAAAAATTGTAGAGAAAGACAATTTAAGATTATACGTAGTGGACTTCTCCCCCAGTTTTGAGGGCTTGGCAAAATACTTTTATGGATGTATGAAGGATATTATTGGTAGCACTGAACACGGGGAAGAAATTGAGGTACGTGAGGTAACAGTTACTGGTGAGCATATGACGGTAGAGGCAAGATACGGCATTAGTTAA